The nucleotide window GCTCCTTTCGCACACTGGTCTCCTTCGGGGAGAATCGCGGAACAAGTCCGGCGCGTGACTGCTCAGGATAGGATGCATTCGGAGTGATCAATGGCGGGCTCGTCCTTTCGAGCCCGTCCACCGAAGCTTTCCCGAGCCGGGATACGGCCTGAGCCGCAGCGCATTCCGCCCCGCGGCCGCCGAGGTTTAACCGCCGGCTAGCGTGAAGTTGACCGTGATCTGCGTATCAACTTCTACCGGCTCGCCATTCAAGAAATATGGCTTGTAACGCCACTGCCGCACCGCGTCGATCGCAGCCGGCGTCAGCATCGGGTGCCCGCTCACCGCTCGCAGGTTCTGGATCGTACCGTCCTTCCCGATCACAGCCTGCAACACAACCGTGCCCTGAATACGGGCCGACCGGGCCAGCGGCGGATACGTCGGCTGAACCTTGTGGATCAGCAGACCTTCCGTCACACCCGCGGAAACTCTTATGCGTTGCGGAGTCGCTACCTTGGGAACCGCTACCGGCGTCGACGAAATAATGCCGCCGATTACGCCACCCATCTGCCCACCCGGTACGCCACCCGGCACGCCACCAACAACGCCTGCCGAGGCAGCCACTGGCTGCTCATCGTCCTTCGTAATCAGAATCTTTTTAGGAATCTTGGTCGGAGTGCGGAGTTCGCCATTATCCAGTTCGCTGACTACCCTCTCCACATGAACTACAGGCTGAGCCGCTGGCGGAGGTGGAGGCGGTGGGGGTGGAGGCGGAGCTACTAGGAACGTCATTAATTGCTGTTTGGGAAGAGCTTCGGTGTAAATCAGAGGAACCAGAATCATCACAAAGACGAGACCGACCTGGAACACAAACGAAAACAAGGTCGCCCACGGACTGCGCTTCTTCGTCCTCAATTCAAGTAGGCTGTCTTCAAACATACGCCTGATCTCCGTCGTACTACTCTCTTAGACACCGGGGATACCACTTTTGCTCCCAAAATCGAACCACTTACAGTCACGATCTTTCAACCGCGTTCCGCAAGCCGGAGCATTCTAAACCCCGCAATGGGCTACGGGCGCCCTTTTTTCCGGACGCCCGCTAACCCTACTGCCTTCGGGACGCTCGCTGCGCCCCGCTAACCCTCTAAACCCTTGCAAATCCATTACTTATACCTTTACCTTTAACTTGCTCTTGCCGCGTTGCGCCGGCAGCGTTGCAACCACCGCCTTCTTCGCAGCGCGCGATTCCTGGTACGCCACCAGCATCGGTGCCGCAATAAAGATCGAGGAATACGTCCCAATTAAGATGCCAATCACAAGGGCCAAAGAGAACCCATGCAGAACCTCTCCTCCAAAAATAAACAGGGAGAGAACCGTCAGGAACGTCAGTCCGGATGTCAGGACCGTTCTGCTCAGTGTCTGGTTGATCGAGCGATTCACGATATCCGTCAGACTCTCACGCCGGAGCAGTTTCACGTTTTCTCGGATTCGATCGAACACCACGATAGTGTCATTCATCGAGTAACCGATCAACGTAAGGATCGCCGCAATCACCGTCAGCGACATCTCGACATTCAGAATGGAAAACAGGCCCACCGTGATCAGCGTGTCGTGGAAGCAGGCCACCACGGCTGCCACACCATAGATCAGTTCGAACCGGAACCACAGGTAAATCAGCATCCCAGCCAGTGAGTACAGCGTCGCCAGAATTGCTTGCTTCTGCAGCTGCTTTCCAACCGTCGGACCGATCACATCCACGTTGCGGACGCCAAAATCCGAAGTGTAGAAGTCGGCCTGGATCGCTTGCTGTACCGCCGGTGGCGCAACCGTCGAAATCTCCGAGACGTTGTTCAGCACACCGCCGCTGGTTTTGTCCCGATAATCCACAATCGCCCGCGCAATTTGCGAGTAGCGCTGCTCCGCATCCGTTCCCGCGTGTAGCGGGTCCTTGGTCATCAGGTACTGCTGCAAACTCGCATAACCAATGTTATTGAGGTCCAGTTTGCCCGCCTGCTCATGGCCGGACGAGAGCGCCTTGACAATCGTCTCGCGACCCTTGTCCAGCGACATCTCGCTCAGCGTTTTCTCAGGCAGCGAAATTAGTTCTTCGTTGTTGGCCTGGTTGATCGGCTGGATGCGCACATCCTTCAGGCCGGCCTTATCCATATCTGCACGAATCTTGTCGGCGTTCGGAGCGTGTGTGAACCTGACAAGAACCTGGGTGCCGCCGCGGAAATCAATGCCCAGCGGAATGTGGTGCCAGAACAGCATCGACAGCAAGCCACCAACGCTGAGGACCAGGGACAGGCCCAGGAAGAACCACTTCTTGCCAAGAAAATCGATGTTGGGATTGCGGAAAAACTCCACTTTGTAACCCTCAAACTCTTTGTCTGTGTTGGCGCCCCACATCTGCCTTCGTTCGGCAAATGCGGGTGACAACCTTGTCTAGATACTCAATGCCTCGCCATGCTGGTGCCGGTTCAGGATGCTGTCGAAGATCACGCGCGAAACGTACACCGCCGTGAATAGGTTGGCCAGCAAACCGAAGGTCAGCGTGACCGCGAAACCCTTCACCGGACCGGTTCCGAACAGGAACAGAATCGCCGCCGATACGATCGTCGTCACGTGAGTGTCAACAATTGTCAGCCACGCATGTCCGAAGCCCTGGTCCACCGCCGACGATGCCGTCTTTCCATTTCGCAATTCTTCTCGAATACGCTCGAATATGAGCACGTTCGAGTCGACGCCCATACCGACCGTCAGGATCAGTCCCGCGATACCCGGCAGCGTCAATGTCGCTCCGGTAAACCCGAGGAACCCCAAAAGGATCAGCAGGTTCAGCGTCAGGCCCACGTTCGCGTTGACGCCGGCAAACCTGTAGTACACGAACATGAAGATCATGACCGCGGCCATGCCATAGACCGCCGCGCGCACGCCTTCACGAATCGAGTCCGCGCCCAGCGATGGACCCACCGTGCTCTCCTGCAAGTAGCTAATGCTCGCCGGCAACGCGCCCGACCGCAGAATCATTGCCAGGTCCTTCGACTGCTGGTCGGTCATACTGCCGGAAATCTCGCCACGATCACGGATCGGCTCTTTGATGCTGGCGACCTCGCGTACCTTCCCGTCCAGAACCACGGCCAGGTAGTCGCCGACGTGCGCGCTCGTGAACGCCCAGAAACGGTTGCCGCCTTCACGCGTCAGCGTGAAGTTCACCGAGGGCTGGCCCTGCTGGTTTTGTCCGGGCTGCGCGTCGCGCAATTCGCGACCGCTCACCGCCGGCACACGCGAAACTACGAAGAACGCTTCCTCCGGCCCCTCGCCCGTACGTTCCGTCCGGCCCTTCAGTATCTCCGCATCTGGCGGCAGCACTCCGTTGTGCTTTTGCAGAGCGGCTTGCTCCGTCGGATATGCCGTGCCGTTATCCATCGCCTGCCTGATCTCCAGCATGGCGGTCGATTGCATGATGTTTTTCACGCGCGCCGGATCGTCCACGCTGGGCAACTCGACTAGGATCTGGTACTGGCCCAGGCCGTACTCCTGGATCGTCGGTTCCGTCACGCCCAACTGGTCGATACGGTTGCGGATCGTCTCGATCGCCTGCGTCACCGTATTCTGCTTCATCTGCGAGAGCTGGGCCGGCTTCATCTGCACAGTCCAGTCACCGTTCGGCAATGACGTCCCGTTGTACTCCGGGAGCCTGTCGCTCAGTATGGTCCGCAGGTCTCCAGCCGAATTCGGCGAAACACCCTTAATGTCGATCAGCTCAGGATGGCCCTTCGGGTCCGGCATCGAGATATCGGCGTATGCAATGTTCGCTTTTTGCAGTGCGTCTTTCAGACGCTCGATGACCTGTTGCGAATCCGCCCGAACCGCATCATCTACCTGGACCTGCAGGATGAGGTGAGTTCCGCCTTTGAGATCGAGACCAAGATGGATGTTCTGCTGAATACCTGCCAGCAAGCCACCCTGCTTGATCGCCTGGATGCTGGCCTCGGGATTGGTACCAAGAAAAATCCCCCACACAAAAACCAGGAGGATCCCGACGATCAGCAATACTTTTGCCTTCAAATTCTTCTTCATGGAGCCAAAACCACCTAAGACTTTTTCTCTTCTTCGTCGTCCGTAATCACCGTAACAATCGAATTCCGCGTTACTTCCAGCTTCAGGTTATCCGGCGGAATCCGCAAAATCAGTGCATCATCTTTTATGGAAATGATCGCGCCCCGCAAGCCGCCGCTGGTCACCACCTTATTACCTGGCTTCAACTGCTCCAGCATCGCCTGCCACTTCTTCTGCCTGCTCTGCTGCGGACGAATCATCAGCAGGTACATGATCCCGATCATCAGGATGATGGGCAGAAACAATCCCCAACTCGAGGGCCCCGCCTGCTGCAAAATGAATCCGAATGTTAAGTTCATGCTCTTGCCAGCTCTCCTGACAGCAACCGCCTTTGATCCCTCACCGCTGATCCACTCACACTTCTGACACTTGCCTGCTGGACTGCGATGCGCACTGACCCGTGTGTCTTCGGAAATCTCCCATCACCTGGGTCGCTAAGCAGAGTTGCCTGAGGCCGTGTCATGCTGAGCGGAGCGCGCGGCAGCTTCGCGCGCAGTCAAAGCACCTTCTCTTTCGGGCGCTGACCTAGGGAGGTCGAACCTTCTTCCTTCACTCGTAATTCGGTGAGCTCGTTCTGGACCAGCTAATTGCAGCCGCTCGACAGTGAACTGCGGAATCAAACAGCAGAACGGAAACTTTCGAGCTCTCCAACCTTAATAGCTTGCCGCACGCGTCTCATAGTGTCAAGGTAATAGGCCAGGTTATGAACGGTGTTTAGCACTTGCGCCACTACCTCTTTCGCGGCATACAGATGGCGCAAATAGGCGCGTGAATAGCGGGCGCAAACCTTGCACCCGCATTTCGGGTCCAGCGGACCCTCGTCCAGCGCATATCGCGCGTTCTTTATATTAATCTTCCCCTCGGAAGTAAACAGCAGCCCGTGCCGCGCCGCCCGCGTCGGCAGCACACAATCCATCATGTCCACGCCCATCGAGGCATACTGCACGATCTCCTCCGGCGTCCCCACGCCCATCACGTACCTCGGCCGGTCCTTTGGCAGCATTGGGATGGTCGCCGCTACCATATCCCATGTCTTCTCTCTCGGTTCGCCGACGCTCAGGCCGCCAATCGCATATCCGTCGAACTCAATCTCGACCGTTCGCTCCGCGGACTCTCGCCTCAAATCCGTGTACATCCCTCCCTGCACGATCCCGAACAGTGCCTGCCTCTGCTCTTCGCCCTTCTCCTCCGTCAACCGCTCGACCCACGGCGCTTCCCGCCTGTGAGCTTCAAAGTAATCCTTGCTCCGACGCGCCCACCGCGCCGTCATCTCCATCGACTCCTGCGCCCGATCCCGTTCCGCCGGATACTCCGTGCACTCGTCGAAGGCCATGATAATGTCCGCGCCCAGCCCAATCTCCGCTTCCAGAGACTTCTCCGGCGAAAAAAAGTGCGCCGACCCGTCCAGGTGCGACTTGAACGCCACCCCCTCTTCCGTCACTTTCCGCAACTCGCTGAGGCTGAACACCTGGAACCCGCCCGAATCCGTCAGGATCGGCTTGTCCCACGCCATGAATCTCTGTACCCCGCCGAGCCTCCGAACCTGCTCCACCCCGGGCCTCAGATAAAGGTGGTAGGTGTTGTTCAGCAGAATCTGGACGCCCAACTCCTCCAGCACGTCCTGCGGCACGGCCTTAACGGTCGCAACCGTTCCCACCGGCATGAACACCGGGGTCTCGACCTCGCCGTGCGGAGTCACCATCCGCCCTGCCCGCGCCGGCCCGCACTCCGCCTCTACCTGGAACGCAAACGCCATCAACCTGATTGTATATGGGAGCAATGCTGAACTACTGAAGTGTCATTCTGGCCAATTGCCTACCTGGCTTCTGCTTTTCCCTTTTGCCGTTTTACCGTTCTACTCGATCCCGACGACCCTACTCCGCCTCTCCACGATCACCGTATCTCTCCACTTTCCCGCCAGCTTCCCGATCTTCTCTCGATACCCGACCTGCCGGAACCCTGCCGACTCGCACATCCTGAGGCTGGCCTTGTTCTCCGTGAAGATCGTTCCCTGCAGCGTCCAAATCCCGGCGCGCTCCGCCTCCTTGATGGCCGCCGCCATCAGCGCCGAACCGACGCGCTGTCCGCGTGCCCAACTCGCCACGTACACGCTCAGCTCCGCAACACCCTGGTAAGCCATCCGCTGCGACACCCTGCTCAGCACCGCAAAGCCCGAGATCGTTCTCCCATGCCGCGCAACCAGTCGCCCAAACGGCAGGTGCGCGCGGTCGAACTCGTCCCATGTCGGCGCCAGCGTCTCGAACGTCGCGTTGCCCGTCGCAATCCCTTCCAGGTAGATCGACGACACATTCGCCCAATCCGCCTCAACCATCGCGTCGATATGCAGCTCGTGTTTTGCTTTCGTCGTGCTCATCGGGTTAATCGTAGCAGCTGAGAGGTGTGTTCGCAGGTCCTCGTACCCCGTACCCCGTACCTCGCACCTCTATATCGACTGAATAACTCCCAACTTCCTGCACGTGTCGAACAGGATCTCCCGATCGATCGTCCCCAGCTCCTTGAACTCCACTCCGTACTTGAAGCTCTCGCGATTGCGCACCACGACCTTGCAGTGAATCGGACGTTCGGAGTACGGCAGCGTCAGCGTCAGGTCGATCACGCGGCCAACCTTCAGCTCGTGCGCAATGTAGAGACACATTCCGCCCTCGCCGACGTCGTTGCCCCGGCCATAACAGTAGGTCGAGAGTCCGTCCGAACCCGAAACCTTCACCTTCACCGCTATGTCGATCGAGTAGCGCTTCCACTTCCGCTTCTCTTCGTGCGGATTCCGCGCATCCGTCATGGTCGCCTCCTTTGCGGGAAACCACGACTGCAGTAGATTTCGGGGGACTGTTCAGAAATTAGAACGGAACCGAAAGAAGGTCAAGAAACGGTGGTGACTCAATAGTAAGGATATGGATGCCCCCGACGACCCGTATCTTGTACCTCGCGCCTCCTACCTCGCAGCCTTCTACGTCCACTCCGTGATCCTCACTCCGTTCTCGTCCTTGAAGCTCCCTGTGACGATCATGATCAGGTCGATCAGCGCCCAGATTCCCAATCCGCCAATGGTGAGGATCATCGCAATGGCGCTCCCAATCTTACCGACGTAGAACCGGTGCGCGCCGAAAACTCCGAGGAAAAAGCACAGGAGAAACGCCGGCAGAATGCGTTTGTCGGTCGGCGGAGTCGCTACCGCAACCATCGCCGGCGCCGTCCTCACCTGCTGCGGCGCTCCGCATCCCGGGCAGGTCGCCGCGGATTCGTGGATCTGCTTACCACAGGCTGTGCAATACACCATAGAAGAAGTAACCATGCTTGCTTCCTTCCCTTGGGATGAAGCGACAGTAGAACGGTTGCGGGAGAAAGGTCAAGAGCAACTGCGAGAACGCAATCGCCAATCTGCTATTCGCTAAGGTGATGTAGTTCTCCCGGTACCCGGTACCCGGCACCGTAACGAAGAGCAATAGGCAACGGCCACCCAGGCCCAGGCGTCAGCCGAGACCAAGGCCACGACAACCCCGCGCAAACCTGAGATCAGGGGGCTGTCGTCTGTTTCTCGACCATGAGGAACATCAGGGCCGCGTCCGGGATGAACATGAGGGGGTTCTTGAATTCGCGGACGGCGTATCCCCAGGACATGTCGCCGCGGAGCTGGTTCATCATCTCGACGGACTCGAGCCAGAAGCCTTCGGTCTCGACGGCGACAACGGTTCCGGGATAGACGTGCTTAGTGTCGGCGAGGCGAAAAACGACATTCTTGTTCACCAATTGATCGCGGTTGGTCATGGGGCGGATTATACGACTTGGGGCAGTGCGAAGTACCACGTACTGGCTACTTGTGGGCAACAGGCCGGGTGCCGGGCGCCCCATCCTGGCCCGCTGTTGGCTAAGGTGGGGTAGTCCTCCCGGTACTGGTACCCGGCACCCGCTACCCGCCTGTAACCCGCGAGGTCAAGGATTTTGTCAGTTGGGGGTGAGGAAATTTTCGGGAGTTCCAAAATGGGAAGCGGTATTTGAAGGAGTTGTAATACAGAATAATACATGGTATTGTCCGGCATTATGAGTGATAGAGAGAAGACCATCAGTTTCCGCGCGGCGGCGAAGAAGATCGGAAAGCTGGACGAATTGGCGGCGACCAAGGACCGTTCCCGAAGCTATCTCATCAACGAAGCCATCAGCAATTACCTGGAGCTGCACGCTTACCAGGACGGGCTGGTGCAAAAGGGCCTGGAAGAGATGCAGCAAGGACGGCTCGTACGGCATGAAGAAGTTGTGAAGCGACTCAAGAAGCGCCGCGCAAGCTAATGATCGCCTGGACGGAGCAGGCGGTACGGCAACTGGAGCAGGCTCACGATTACATTGCGCTATCGAACAGTGAAGATGTCGCCGCTGAAGTCGTACTGAGGATCATTGCCGGGGTCGAGCAGCTAGCGGCTTTCCCGCTTTCGGGCAGGCCAGGACGGGTTCCCGGCACGCGCGAGCTGGTGATCCCGAACACCCCATTCCTTGTGGCCCACACCGTCGGCAAGAAGGAAACCGTGATCCTCGCGATCTACCACGGTGCGCAACGGTGGCCGGAAACGTTCTGACGGTCGTTGTTTGTTGTTCGTTACCAGAGAAGAAAGGACTCTCAGGAAGAAGACGAACCACCGTCAGCAAGCTCGACGCCTAACTTGGTGGCCAAGTTGGTACAGTACTCGTTCTCCGGTTCCATCTCTAATCCCCTTCTCACCAACTCACGCGCTCGTGGCTCGTTATGCATAGCAATGGACAGCCACGCGGCCCGGGAGATATCGGTCGCATCTGCTTCGTCAATTCGGTCCTCAAACAGCTTAAGGAGCTTCCTCCCTAAGATCTGCCGCTCATCACCCGGCATCAACATAAACGCTTGTTTGAAAATGCTATTCCAGCGGTTCAAGGCAACGCTCAGCGCCTTGAACGTTGTATCCGGCAGCGAGCACAGCTCAATCAAGGCATGAATCTCCCGTACCCGGTCTTCAGTTTTTCTGCAGAGGTATGCAAGTCGCTCCCAGGCTGCTCTTCGCTGGTCAACACCGGGTCCGGTCTCTAAGTACCTTTCCAAGGCGGACTTCGCTTTTTCTTCATTCTCAGAGACGGGAGTCTCTTCATACATTCTGGCGAGTAGGAGCCACGCGTCTGGATGTCTTTGCGCAATGAATTCCATCATCGGCAAATAAGAGTCGAGGGCCTCATAGTTCGTTGCTACCTTGTCGGCAACGTTAGTAAAGAAGCGTTCAATACGAGTAGCAATTCCATGTCGGATGTCCGTTTTTTGCCCTGCCCCGAAATAAAGTAAAAGCTGGGTGTTTGCTTCAACCGCTGCTTTCATTGGACTTACCTTCAACTTCCGCTGCCCGAATACAGCCGCCGTTAGAGGAACGCTGATGAAGTTCTGCCGATCATCAGGAGAGAAGGTGATCTCGATAAATGAACACCTCTGTAGTTCATCGATCGCTTCTTCAACATCCATCTTTTCGTTCGCAGGCCTGAGCATCACGGCTTCAACGGCAATCTGTGGAACTGTTGATCGCCAATTGCAGAGAGTCAGGAAGACTTGCTTTGCGGCCGGGGATAATCCTCCATATGTACGTTCGAATAACGCCTCGAGGATCTTGTCCTTGCTCGAAACGATCCGCTCAATCTCGATAAGACGATGCGCTCTGGCAACATCCCCCAGAAGAACCTTGATCACGTATGGGTGACCGTCTGCTTCTCTTATCAATTCCTTTCTGTAACCTGTAGTCAAAATGTTTCGAATACCCAACTGGTCAGAAGCAATGTCGATCAGTTGCTCCGATTCGTCTTCTGTCATCCCCAGAACGTCTACGGGATAGTCTCCCTTGAAGTCTCGCGTTCGAGTCGTTATTAGCACCTTGTTGGGCAGTCGAGCGTAGGTATCCAAGAACATGAAGAGTTCGCCCGGGCTTTGCACAGTTTCGAAATTGTCAAAAACGAATAGTATTGGACGGTCAATGGGGCTCCGTCCTAGTGCATCTGAAAAGTACGTAAGTGCATTGAAACCTTTGGTACCGGCTTGAGAGGGCTCCATCAAGTGAACAAATTCCCGGGCGATGTCCTTCTGCGAGAGAACATGTGGCTTCACTATTTTCGGTCCGCCGGGAAGCAAGTCGATATCACGAGCGCTCAACCAAACAATTGCGCCAAATCGCTCCTCCTCACAAATTCGGTGCAACACGGAAAGTGCCAATACGGTCTTGCCAATACCACCACGACCTACCAGCGTCACAATTGAGCGCTTATCGTCCTCCAAGGCGCCCAGGAGTTCCTTCTCCAACACATTCCTCTTCACATATCCTGGAGGAAGTTGGGGAATATTCCCGAACACACGGCCCTGTACTTCCAATCGCCCAAGTCCCTGCGTTTCGCTTGGTGGAAGGTCAGTAGCAGGCGAGAGGAAAATGGACGAGTCTCCATCTCGCCTGGTATCGGTAATATACGAGATTTGCTCAAATTTCTTGTCGCCGAAAAATCCGTTCGGAAGCAGAAAATCGCCTGCTTCTGGATCTGATGCTATAAGCTCAACGTGCCTGGGGCGGCCCAAGTAAACGTAGATGCCGTCTCGTAGTTTTCCCCATTCGCTCGGTGCGCGCGAGCCTTTCAAAGTGTCGAACTCGGCCGAGGTTTCTCCTAGCTTTGTGACCCTATACTTCCCGGATAAATTGCGGTGAAGGTATACCCATTGCCGCCTAAAGAGCATCGAGTTATCCGCGAAGCAGCGAATTGATCGCTCGAGAGAAGGGCATATCTTGCCGCAAACACTCCCTGAACTGGCGCCATGTCCTCGTGTCTTGTTTCGCAATTCAGCGAACAAATGAACCCAGCGGCGTGCTTCAAGCTTGAAGGGAATGCCTTCCCGGTCTTTACTAAATACGCGCAGGCACTCGTCCATTTTCGCAACACACTCGTGCTGCCACTCGCCCGGATCGCACCTTTTCGTTAGCTCCCTCTGCTCGACGCGCGCCTCGTCGCATATGTGCTGAGAAGCGGGGCCGACGAGTAAGTCATCGAGAGTCACACCCCATTCGCCAATACCGTCCGCTCTTACCAGACGATATGCGAGTCTGTAGCGATGGCGCTCCGTATCGTCTTGAACTGACGCTACTATTCCCGCCAAAAGGACTTTGACAACCATTTCACCCGCATAAAGCAGGTGGAGGAATAGAGACATCTCTGAGTCCTGTCGGGCTATGTCAACTCGCTCCCACATTCGTTCGAAAGGCAGGAAGAACACAAAGAATCTCCTTACTCACATGGACTGAACAGTACATTCTGATCAGTACGTGCACTATCGGGGATTGGGAGAGACGCGGATCGAAAAAAGCGTAGCACCGGAATTGCCGGATTGCGAATGAATTTGATGGGGCCTGCTAGTTTCCCGGGGAGAATCACAAGGTTCTTCGGCTCCGGCGGCAGAAAGCGCCACCTGCGCTCAGGATGACACGATGCCGGGTAGTGTTCCTTTGGTAACTGCAACTTCGATAAATTCATTCGCATGCATTAGATGAAGGTGCTAGGATCAGCCCCTTCTCAGTACACACCGTTTTCTCTGGAGTAAATATGAAGCGTTTTCTCTCTCTGTTCTTGTGTCTTCTCATCCCTGCACTGGCGTTCGCCGGGGAGAACTCCTACAAAGTTAAATACGACGGCGGCTCGCTTACGGATGTTAAGGCTGGGA belongs to Terriglobia bacterium and includes:
- the yajC gene encoding preprotein translocase subunit YajC, producing MNLTFGFILQQAGPSSWGLFLPIILMIGIMYLLMIRPQQSRQKKWQAMLEQLKPGNKVVTSGGLRGAIISIKDDALILRIPPDNLKLEVTRNSIVTVITDDEEEKKS
- a CDS encoding N-acetyltransferase family protein, coding for MVEADWANVSSIYLEGIATGNATFETLAPTWDEFDRAHLPFGRLVARHGRTISGFAVLSRVSQRMAYQGVAELSVYVASWARGQRVGSALMAAAIKEAERAGIWTLQGTIFTENKASLRMCESAGFRQVGYREKIGKLAGKWRDTVIVERRSRVVGIE
- the secD gene encoding protein translocase subunit SecD, giving the protein MKKNLKAKVLLIVGILLVFVWGIFLGTNPEASIQAIKQGGLLAGIQQNIHLGLDLKGGTHLILQVQVDDAVRADSQQVIERLKDALQKANIAYADISMPDPKGHPELIDIKGVSPNSAGDLRTILSDRLPEYNGTSLPNGDWTVQMKPAQLSQMKQNTVTQAIETIRNRIDQLGVTEPTIQEYGLGQYQILVELPSVDDPARVKNIMQSTAMLEIRQAMDNGTAYPTEQAALQKHNGVLPPDAEILKGRTERTGEGPEEAFFVVSRVPAVSGRELRDAQPGQNQQGQPSVNFTLTREGGNRFWAFTSAHVGDYLAVVLDGKVREVASIKEPIRDRGEISGSMTDQQSKDLAMILRSGALPASISYLQESTVGPSLGADSIREGVRAAVYGMAAVMIFMFVYYRFAGVNANVGLTLNLLILLGFLGFTGATLTLPGIAGLILTVGMGVDSNVLIFERIREELRNGKTASSAVDQGFGHAWLTIVDTHVTTIVSAAILFLFGTGPVKGFAVTLTFGLLANLFTAVYVSRVIFDSILNRHQHGEALSI
- the secF gene encoding protein translocase subunit SecF, whose translation is MWGANTDKEFEGYKVEFFRNPNIDFLGKKWFFLGLSLVLSVGGLLSMLFWHHIPLGIDFRGGTQVLVRFTHAPNADKIRADMDKAGLKDVRIQPINQANNEELISLPEKTLSEMSLDKGRETIVKALSSGHEQAGKLDLNNIGYASLQQYLMTKDPLHAGTDAEQRYSQIARAIVDYRDKTSGGVLNNVSEISTVAPPAVQQAIQADFYTSDFGVRNVDVIGPTVGKQLQKQAILATLYSLAGMLIYLWFRFELIYGVAAVVACFHDTLITVGLFSILNVEMSLTVIAAILTLIGYSMNDTIVVFDRIRENVKLLRRESLTDIVNRSINQTLSRTVLTSGLTFLTVLSLFIFGGEVLHGFSLALVIGILIGTYSSIFIAAPMLVAYQESRAAKKAVVATLPAQRGKSKLKVKV
- a CDS encoding TM2 domain-containing protein encodes the protein MVTSSMVYCTACGKQIHESAATCPGCGAPQQVRTAPAMVAVATPPTDKRILPAFLLCFFLGVFGAHRFYVGKIGSAIAMILTIGGLGIWALIDLIMIVTGSFKDENGVRITEWT
- a CDS encoding type II toxin-antitoxin system RelE/ParE family toxin, with protein sequence MIAWTEQAVRQLEQAHDYIALSNSEDVAAEVVLRIIAGVEQLAAFPLSGRPGRVPGTRELVIPNTPFLVAHTVGKKETVILAIYHGAQRWPETF
- a CDS encoding NB-ARC domain-containing protein, producing MSLFLHLLYAGEMVVKVLLAGIVASVQDDTERHRYRLAYRLVRADGIGEWGVTLDDLLVGPASQHICDEARVEQRELTKRCDPGEWQHECVAKMDECLRVFSKDREGIPFKLEARRWVHLFAELRNKTRGHGASSGSVCGKICPSLERSIRCFADNSMLFRRQWVYLHRNLSGKYRVTKLGETSAEFDTLKGSRAPSEWGKLRDGIYVYLGRPRHVELIASDPEAGDFLLPNGFFGDKKFEQISYITDTRRDGDSSIFLSPATDLPPSETQGLGRLEVQGRVFGNIPQLPPGYVKRNVLEKELLGALEDDKRSIVTLVGRGGIGKTVLALSVLHRICEEERFGAIVWLSARDIDLLPGGPKIVKPHVLSQKDIAREFVHLMEPSQAGTKGFNALTYFSDALGRSPIDRPILFVFDNFETVQSPGELFMFLDTYARLPNKVLITTRTRDFKGDYPVDVLGMTEDESEQLIDIASDQLGIRNILTTGYRKELIREADGHPYVIKVLLGDVARAHRLIEIERIVSSKDKILEALFERTYGGLSPAAKQVFLTLCNWRSTVPQIAVEAVMLRPANEKMDVEEAIDELQRCSFIEITFSPDDRQNFISVPLTAAVFGQRKLKVSPMKAAVEANTQLLLYFGAGQKTDIRHGIATRIERFFTNVADKVATNYEALDSYLPMMEFIAQRHPDAWLLLARMYEETPVSENEEKAKSALERYLETGPGVDQRRAAWERLAYLCRKTEDRVREIHALIELCSLPDTTFKALSVALNRWNSIFKQAFMLMPGDERQILGRKLLKLFEDRIDEADATDISRAAWLSIAMHNEPRARELVRRGLEMEPENEYCTNLATKLGVELADGGSSSS
- a CDS encoding energy transducer TonB, coding for MFEDSLLELRTKKRSPWATLFSFVFQVGLVFVMILVPLIYTEALPKQQLMTFLVAPPPPPPPPPPPAAQPVVHVERVVSELDNGELRTPTKIPKKILITKDDEQPVAASAGVVGGVPGGVPGGQMGGVIGGIISSTPVAVPKVATPQRIRVSAGVTEGLLIHKVQPTYPPLARSARIQGTVVLQAVIGKDGTIQNLRAVSGHPMLTPAAIDAVRQWRYKPYFLNGEPVEVDTQITVNFTLAGG
- the tgt gene encoding tRNA guanosine(34) transglycosylase Tgt yields the protein MAFAFQVEAECGPARAGRMVTPHGEVETPVFMPVGTVATVKAVPQDVLEELGVQILLNNTYHLYLRPGVEQVRRLGGVQRFMAWDKPILTDSGGFQVFSLSELRKVTEEGVAFKSHLDGSAHFFSPEKSLEAEIGLGADIIMAFDECTEYPAERDRAQESMEMTARWARRSKDYFEAHRREAPWVERLTEEKGEEQRQALFGIVQGGMYTDLRRESAERTVEIEFDGYAIGGLSVGEPREKTWDMVAATIPMLPKDRPRYVMGVGTPEEIVQYASMGVDMMDCVLPTRAARHGLLFTSEGKINIKNARYALDEGPLDPKCGCKVCARYSRAYLRHLYAAKEVVAQVLNTVHNLAYYLDTMRRVRQAIKVGELESFRSAV
- a CDS encoding ribbon-helix-helix protein, CopG family, translated to MVLSGIMSDREKTISFRAAAKKIGKLDELAATKDRSRSYLINEAISNYLELHAYQDGLVQKGLEEMQQGRLVRHEEVVKRLKKRRAS
- a CDS encoding PilZ domain-containing protein; amino-acid sequence: MTDARNPHEEKRKWKRYSIDIAVKVKVSGSDGLSTYCYGRGNDVGEGGMCLYIAHELKVGRVIDLTLTLPYSERPIHCKVVVRNRESFKYGVEFKELGTIDREILFDTCRKLGVIQSI